Within the Drosophila melanogaster chromosome 3R genome, the region CATCGGAGCAAGTGCCGCCGTCCATTTGGCGAAACTCGGAGGGCTCCTGGTCATCGTGGGTCGCAACGAGGAGAAGCTGAAGGAGACGGCCGACAACATTGTGGCGGCCGGAGGAGCAACGCCATTGGAACTGCAGGCGGACATGACCAAGGAGGCGGAGGTGCAGCAGATTGTGGGCGCCACTCTGGCCAAGCACGGTCGCATCGATGTGCTCGTTAACAATGCGGGCATCCTGGAGACAGGCTCCATCGAAGCCACCAGCCTGGAGCAATTCGATCGTCTGATGAACACCAATGTGCGTTCCCTGTACCAACTAACCATGCTGGCCACTCCAGAGCTAGTCAAGACCAAGGGCAATATCGTAAACGTATCCAGTGTCTGTGGACTGCGTGCCTTTCCTGGTGTCCTGGCCTACAATGTGTCTAAGGCAGCGGTGGACCAGTTCACGGCCTGCATAGCCCTGGAACTGGCCCCCAAAGGAGTCCGCGTAAACGCCGTGAATCCCGGCGTGATTGTGACTGACATTCACAAGCGTGGCGGCATGGACGAGGAGACCTATGCCAAGTTCCTCGAACACTGCAAGATAACCCACGCCTTGGGCCGTCCTGGCGATGTCAAGGAGGTGGCTGCCGCCATTGCCTTCCTGGCCAGCGATCAGGCCAGCTTCACCACGGGAATCAGTCTGCCCGTCGATGGAGGTCGTCACGCCATGTGCCCGCGATAGGATGCGGATGAGCAAATGGTGGCATTTATCGAATTTAGCGTCATTTTCAGTAGTTAATTTAAAGAACACGACTAAAATACAACACAATACATTAAAAGTGCGCAGTTAAGATTTCTTGGATTTTTCCTCTCATAATAAACTAATATATTGATAAAATATCTATAATCTATTATTATCTTCTTCTGGGATCCCAAATAGCTGATTATATTGTCAAAAACTCTCACAACCTCTCTGTCTAAAGAGGTGaccacttaaaattaaaaactgatcatacatacattcaactatttattaatatacatacatacatacatatgtatatgcatagtAGTTGgataaaataacaaattaacagttaattaaatttaattgaatttcacaaccACTGGAAATGTGTAGCTTGGAAGGTTCCAGCCTATCGATAGCGTAATCGGATTGCAGCCCGGGAATTGTTGACTTCTGGGTCGGGTCTTCAATGTCACCAATCACTATCAGTTAAACCGTCGAGTGGATCACTTCAACATGCCCAGTTTCAAGGATAAAGTTATAATCGTGACCGGAGCCAGTTCGGGAATTGGAGCGGGTACTTCGGTGCTCTTGGCTAAACTGGGAGGCCTGCTCACCATCGTGGGCAGGAATTTGGATAAGCTCAACGAGACCGCGGAGCAGATAGTGGCAGCTGGAGGAGCGCCAGCACTCCAGGTGGCGGCGGACATAAACAGCGAGTCCGACGTCCAGGGCATCGTCTCCGCCACATTGGCCAAGCACGGTCGCATCGACGTGCTGGTGAACAACGCCGGAATCTTGGAGCTAGGCAGCATCGAGAACACCAGTCTGGAGCAGTTTGACCGCGTTATGAACACCAACGTCCGGTCGCTCTACCAGCTGACCCACCTGGTCACACCGGAGCTAATCAAGACCAAGGGCAACATTGTAAACGTGTCTAGTGTGAACGGCATCCGTTCCTTTCCCGGAGTCTTAGCATACAATGTTTCCAAGGCTGCCGTGGATCAGTTCACCAGGTGCGTGGCTCTGGAGCTAGCTCCCAAGGGTGTGCGTGTGAACTCCGTGAATCCCGGCGTAATCATCACCGAGCTGCAGCGTCGTGGTGGACTGGACCAGGAAGCCTACGTCAAGTTCCTCGAGCACGCCAAGGTCACCCATGCCCTGGGTCGACCCGGCGAAGTCAAGGAGGTGGCTGCGGCCATTGCATTCCTGGCCAGCGACGAGGCCAGCTTCAGCACCGGTATCAGCCTGCCCGTGGACGGCGGTCGCCATGCCATGTGCCCCAGATAAGAACGGAGTTTTTTATCCATGCATGCATTtatcttatttttttatttttaattaaagtagCGCGCTTACCTCGTGtatttcaaatacttttcaaGGATGTGATTCTATGTAAATGTAATAGTTTgctagaaataaataaaatgaaaaccgCCCTATAAAAATTGGCAACGTACGCAAGATTTAATTTGatacttaaaattttcaagTTCGTAGTAATGGACTTAATCGGCGGAAAACAAGGGAAAATTAAAGACATTCGTCTGGACAGGATCAGATGATCATATAGAATATCCTAGCAGAGACTAGCGCGGACACATGACCTGCTTGCCACCGTCCACAGGAAGGGTCACGCCGGTCACGAAGCTGGCCAGCTCGCTGGCCAGGAAGCAAATGGCGGCCGCCACCTCCTTTGGCTCCCCAATCCGGCCCAGGGCGTGGGTCTTCTTCGAGTGCTCCAGAAATTCGGCGTAGCTCTGCTCGTCCATGCCCCCCGCCTTTTGCAGATTGGTGCGAATCACACCCGGATTGACCGCATTCACCCGAACACCCTGGGGACCCAGATCCAGGGCAAGGGAGCGGGTAAACTGGTCCACCGCCGCCTTGGACATGTTGTAGGCCACCAGATTGGGAAAAGCGCGAAGTCCGCAGACGCTGGACACGTTGACAATGCTGCCCTTACACTGCAGCAACTGGGGCAGCAGCAACTTGGTCAGATAAAACCCAGAACGCACATTGGCCTCCATCACGTGGGTGAAGCAGGCCAGTTCCGTGCTCTGCAGCGTTCCCGTGGGCATGATGCCAGCCCCATTTACCAGCACATCCAGCTTGCCCTCGTAGCGCTCCGTGGTCTTCCGCGCAATGCATTCGATCTCCGGAGGCTTGAGCAGATCTCCGGCTATGCCGTACGGCTCGTGGCCCATCTTCATGCAGCGTTTCATCACACATATGAGGCCCTCCTCCTCCCGATCCACCAGGGCCAGGCAGGCACCCAGCTTCGAGAACATCTCCGCCGCGGCGGCCCCGATCCCGGAGGCTGCGCCCGTGATAAGCACCACTTTGCCGGAGAAGTCCAGACCAGCCTTGCCCTTGCTGCCCATCGAATCgaaatttcaaatgaaaatccaAACTACATTCGAATGTACGTACATGTGTAGATGACTTATCGAGGAAATATAACCCTGATCCCCAAGAACGTGATCTTAGTTCTTTttactaaataaataacaaaaatataagaGCAACTGATAGTTACTAACTAAAAAAAGAGTTTGGATTAAGAACCTCGACTTTGTCCAATAAAATCtcaatattaaaaattaactgAGATAAAGAGATAAACTTTAACTAACCCTAGTTAGTGGATCACGTTCAAAAATATTGACTTTGATTGATTTTTGATAAACTACTCTAGTGCTGAACACAAAGATGACTAAATAAATGGCAATCAGTTTTATGTACACAATCAAAACAATAGGTAAAtcaaaataacaattaaaaaaatcgGATTAAATGCATTTACTCATGGAAGAATCCATGCAGGGGAAACTAAAAGTTCCATGTCCTGTGGGATTAGCGTGGGCACATGGCATGGCGACCGCCGTCCACCGGCAGGCTGACTCCAGTGCTGAAGCTGGCCTCATCGCTGGCCAGGAAGGCAATGGCCGCAGCCACCTCCTTGACATCTCCAGGACGACCCAAGGCATGGGTGGTCTTGGAGTGTTCCAGGAACTTTTTGTACGTCTCCGCATCCATGCCGCCGCGGGCATGCAGATTGGTGACCGTCACGCCGGGATTCACGCAGTTCACGCGCACACCCTTGGCAGCCAGCTCCAACGCCACACAGCGGGTGAACTGATCCACTCCCATTTTGGATATGTTGTAGGCCAGAACGCCAGGGAAGGAGCGAATCCCATTGACACTGGACACGTTCACGATGTTGCCCTTGGTCTTGACCAGCTCGGGGGTGGCCAGCATAGTAAGGTGGTAGATTGCCCTCAGGTTGGTGTTCATGACGCGGTCGTACTGCTCCAGGCTAGTCGTCTCGATGGTGCCCGTCTCGATGATTCCGGCATTGTTGACCAGCACATCCAATTTGCCGTACTGCTGCAGGGTTTCCGACCAAATCCTCTGGGTGTCCGCCTCCTTGGCAATGTCGCCCACCACCAGGGCCGGCTGTGATTGGCTCACCTTGCTGCACTCAGCGGCTACCTTCTTCAGGTTCTCCACATTGCGTCCATTGAGAGCCAGACAGGCGCCGTACTTGGCAAACTTAATGGCGGTTGCAGCTCCGATTCCGGAGCTTGCTCCCGTAATAAGGACCACTTTGCCCGCGAAATTCATGATCCGATCCAGAATTATGTAAGGGGATCTCAAGCTCAGTGCGCATCTTGCTGGATTCAATAGGGGTATTCACCTGGTAGAAATCCGAAAATCTTACAGGAGAaagggtgtgcttggttttacgTTTAAAAAATCTGGTAAAATgatcaattaaatttaatttgtgttAAGGGAGCAACAATTATAAAAAtctattgttttatttaattcagcTTTTCAACGGTAAGCtctattaaaaaatgtattattaatGTTGAACTCCATATGTTCCTCTAGAATACTTCGAATACTAAAAATGTATTAGTcaacaaattattatataaattatttatatattgtattaaatattttattaagtatTTTGGTATATTATAAAATGTTAAGTCTTAGTATATTTTCGAAGTGTGCTTGGTATTTTTTAACGGCTATCCGGTCTCACTTACGTGATCATGTAAACGAAATGCGAGTTTTAGGAAAGTGCACTGTTTTGGTCAGGCAAACCCGCAGCTTATCCACGCCATCTGGGCGCCGCAGAGTGGTGGTCACGGGAAGTGGCGCAGTCACTCCGCTGGGCAACAATGGACCGGATTCTTGGCGACGCATCCTGGCCGGCGAGTCGGCAATTTCTCGGCTGAGTGCGGAGTTTAAGGGCTTGCCCTGCCAGGTTGCGGCTCAAATCCCGAGGGAAAACCTACAGCTGGATCAACACCTGACCAAGTCGGACATTAAGCTGATGAGCCCCGCCACGCAGCTTGCCGTATTGGCGGCTGAGGAGGCCTTGTCAACCGGAAAGCTGTGCCCCAAGCAATTGAGCGAGGAGGAGCTTGAGCGGTTCGGAGTGTGCGTGGGCATGGGCATGTTCGACCTTGCAGAGGTCTATGGCGCCTGGAACCAGCTGCAACGAGGTTACAACAGAGTAAGCCCCTTTTTCGTGCCCAGGCTGCTGCCCAGTATGGCGTGTGGTCACATAAGCATGCGACATGGCTTAAGAGGACCTAACCACTCGGTGTCCACGGCCTGCGCCACAGGTGCCCATGCCCTGGGCGATGCCATGCGCTTCATTCGCAGCGGAGATGCCGACTTGATGCTGGCGGGGAGTGGTGAGGCCTGCATAGATCCGCTCTCCATCGCTGGATTTTGCAGACTGCGGGCTCTGAGCACCGCATTCAACGATAATCCGGCGGTTGCGTCCAGACCGTTTGACAAGTCCCGGGATGGCTTCGTGATGGGCGAGGGCGCAGCTGTGCTCTTGCTGGAAGAACTGGAGCACGCCCGCGCTCGGGGAGCTCCCATTCTAGCTGAGATTCTGGGCTACGGCTTGTCCGGCGATGCCTATCACATAACGTCGCCCAGCGATGACGGCGCCGGAGCCACTCTTGCCATGAAGCGGGCCATACAAGATGCTGGGATTGCACCAGAGGATGTTACGTATGTAAATGCCCACGCAACCTCCACGCCCACCGGGGATCGCATTGAGTCACACGCTATAGGTCGTGTTTTCGGGGCGCACACTCCGCAGGTGAGGGTCTCCTCCACCAAGGGAGCACATGGCCACCTGCTGGGCTCCTCTGGCAACCTGGAAGCGCTCTTTGTGGTGCTCGCCTGCGCGAATAACAAGCTGCCGCCCTCCATCAACATTGAGCACCTCGATGTGGACGTCAATGTGGTCACGAAAGCTACTGATTGGTCGGCGGACCAAAAGCGGCGTGTTGCCCTCAAGAATTCCTTCGGCTTTGGAGGAACCAATGCCTCCCTCTGCATTGCTAGCTACATTTAATAGTAGCGATAAGTTGTTAACTATTTTTTAGAGATCCACGTAAATAAAATCCTTGAatgtttgcatatttttaggaaaaatgtttagttttaaaattttatttggaaaactttttcgGTTGCTTGTCTGGCCGTCACGTCGTCGTCTTCGTCAGTTTCTTGCTCTGTAAAAAGGATTATGCGTACTGTTCTTGACCAATGCGCCATGTATGTACTGTTATActgtatatctgtatataatatatatatataggtatataattatgtatataGCTCTGTTTGATTTGCTTCTGTTGCTTGTCTCTCTGTTAGTTTGTTTGTTATTGCGGTTTTTTTGCTGCTTGAAGTCGCCGCCCTCCGGTTGAACAGAATGGAGTTTGTGTTTTCTTGTGGAAAATGAAGGTTCAAATCAATGGCTGGTGactggtttggtttggtttggctttcGCGCGGGTTCTGCTGTGATCGTGGCCAAAATTTGACAATAGTTTCAGCTTGCGAACCGTTCGTTCTCGTATTTGACTTAACTAATCGTTTAATTTgaagtgtttttattttacaaaattgCTTAGGTCGTTAAGTTAAAGTATGTTGGCTTACAATCGAAACGTTTCATAATCATTTAATATTATTGGTTTTCTCTTTATGCTCTGCGTGCTTCTGCTGCATTCAGCTtgccctgctgctgctcttctATCTCTAGAGTCTAGACGACATTCTTTGTTATCTCCGTGTAATCATACACAACGGATGTACATACTTATTATATGCGGCTTAGACTCGTACTAATTATATgcgtaaataataatatgctATATGTGGGTTTGGGCTTGTGCTTGGGTGGgggttgtggtggtggtgaggGATGTGTGCAGGCGTGTGTGGGATAGCTCTTTGAATGACCGAACTTTCGTCGTTTGTTACATACATTATGAAAATACGCTTTATTCGaaatttaacttttaaattttagttatttaCTGTACAGTTTGTTTGTAGTTGACGCTTCTTGATTTTAGTTACAGTTCAAATTATTGGGctttaattacttaattttGCACGCCACATTCATTAACAATGTTAAATTTCTCCACTCCCTAATTCAAATCGcttaaacaatttcaaataTCTTTCGGCTTACAATTCAAATCTGGacagaaaaacatttaaaacttACGGAGGCCATTCAATTTCATAATTACGTATCTGGTTTTAGCTAGGTTTAGGAAATAAAGGAATAAAGTGGAACTTTAGAGCGCGATTTAAAAGTTCGACAGAACTCACACATTcacaaatgtatatttaaaaaaccaTTGCAAATGCGTTGTGTACTAAACGAATTAACGAACATTTGAGTTTCGTGCGTTGCAGCTGGCACCTTCGTAGGAAAGTGCAGCTTGCATTCGGTGTGTTgagattttttaaatttaaaatatatataaaatatttataaatattttgttgtctCGCGTTCTGTTACTGCTGCTACAGACCTTAACACTTACTATCTTACTATTTCTTGTTAAAAAGACATCTATTTAAGCGCTAATAAAGTGGTTTGTGGTTGCTATCGGGTATCGCGTTTTGTTGTCCTGTTCATACAGTGATGCTGTAACTACACTGATCCTGATCCTAAGTCGAATGCCTGTCCACACGTCTGTGTGCCTTATGCTGCGGGTGTATGTACATGGCAAGCCCGTCAGTCAAACCAGAGAGTGCTCCTAGTTGAGCAGTGCATCCATGGTGTATGGAAATGGAGGATGTTGCTGCTCGAACCTACTTGCTGAAGACGATAACAACTTGGTTGCcgatgctgctgatgctgttaATGTGCTCGCCGGCGACGGTCAGTCCAGTATTACGATTTGTGATTCAATGGGCCTGCTACTCGGCTCGGGCGCCGCAGGTTTGATGGGCAGTGTGCGCCATGGTTTGCGCGCGGCGCGACGCAGATCTACGGCGGAGAGTATTTTTCGCGTTTTTCTGTAAAAAGGTATATTGTaggaatattttaattaaagccgGAAATGTAATGATTTTGAAGCTGCAGATTACTTACTTGTGTGTATCGTTAGCCCTAAAGTAAACATCATCCGGTGCATCCATCCAACTGATAACCTGCTTGCGTCCGTTGCCACCGCGAGCCATCTGCGCAATCTTCTGTTTACCATTGAGCTGAAGAAGCGATCATGtacaaatcaattaaattgaaactAGCTAAACCTAAAGTATTACTCACATGATGCCTGGAGAGCGGCTGTCCAGATGCCGCCATCATGGCCGCAAACTGCTCAGGACTGGGACAATGCGAGGGCATGGGATCCTTATTCGGCCGCTTGGCAGGAGGTCCGCTGGGAACTATAGTAACTGCAAAAGGGGGAACTTGGTTAGTCAGAATATAAGCAGAATATAAACACCTATAATCAATGCGTTCTTTGCActcattttaaattttaaaacacaTGTAATGGAAGAGCTACCTTCAGTGCCATTCAATTGCTGGTCCTCGTGTGCCCGCTTCCGTATCGTCGACGTGGCTTGCGTGGGAATTATTGTGAGCTCCTTGTCGGCCGGCACGGCCACGACGTCGGGTGACTTGTTAGGCACTCGGTCATACACCAAGCTGCCATCGGGCGCTTTCGGGGGTTTGGGGAACGAGACGACAGCCGGCAGCGGCATTTTGTCCTTGGGCGTCAGTACTAGCCATTCATGCGGTCCGCTGCCCGGCGCACCTAGGCGGTTGGCAATCTTGGTGACACTACCCCGATCCTTGGGCTTCAGCAAAAGCAACTTCTTGATCTCCGCCTGCGATTTTCCACTAATACGATTTGTAACtaagaagaaaagaaacatATTATTTAACATACGCGTGACTCATTGCAACTAACAAAGCTGATGAGACTCACATTCTTGTTTCACCAGCATGGCATTGATCGCGTACGCGCTCTGTCGCGCCGCCTTCTTCGGCTTCACGATGCTGCGGCAGATAGCACGCGCCACCCGTGTCATGGGATTGGTGTGCAAGTAAAAGGCAGTGCGCGTCTTCATTATGGGCCGCGGCGATCCGGAGCTGATGGCGATGCCGTGCGCTTGCGCATAGTGGCGGGCCAGGTGAGTCTTAAGCTTGAACTCCTTGCCGCAATTGACAATAGAACATCTGTGGGAAGAGAGAATTCAATAAGCACTCGGTGGTCCACGATAATAAGCCAATAATAAAGCAAATGAAAAGAGCATGTTTTACTCGTTTAATCTCGAAAGTGCACTGCATTCAGACAtttcttaaatttaataagtatCAAAAGGGGAATGTTACATTGCCATTTGAATTCCATTTATAACATATGTATACAGTTGTGTAAAAATTAAACCTATCAAAATGTAAGCAAGTATACGAAAAGGACACTTTAAACTGacaaaattaaacattttaatgaacTATAAACGGAAAGacaaaaactaatattttgtGAGACAGAAGAGTTGATAAATGCCAACTTTAGTTTAGAGCTGTTTTCTTTCAGCATGCACCTACCTGTGCAACTGACGATTGGTAAGATCACTGATTTTCTCGTCATCATTCAGGTCGACCACAGCCGTGGGCGTTGTAGCTAGACCCGCTAACGTGGCTGTCGGCGTCGACGCTGCCGATGATGACTTCTTCTTGGCGTCGCCTTCGCCAGCATCGCCCTTGGTCGCCGACTTCATACTGCCGTACCTCCGCCAGTACTCCCAGCAGCTCAGGCAAAGGCGGCTCGTACTGTGCCCACTGCTGACCGAGTTCCACTGCGGACGGATTGGCGATTATAATAAAAACGTTAAATAATCGTACTTAATCCCAGTTGCTCACCTGTGATGATTTCGTTGTACCGCACGATTCGCATGGCTTGCCATTGCTGGAGAGATCTGTGCTCCCGTTTGTGGTTCCATTATAGATGCCACCTCCCGCCTTCGTAGACGTTCCGTTCCCCTTGCCATTGTTGTTATACTGTGGTATGTAGACCTGCTTGAGCTTCAGCTCCGCCTCGACGGCCTTCACTCGCTTCTGCTGCACGTAGCGATCGGTGGTCTTCCACATGTAGTAGTACTCGATGATTTGTTTCAGCGTTTTCCAAGGCAGCTGAAAggatgatttttatttttgaatcaatAAAGATTTTATTCTTACACACACAATCAACGTGCATTGCCACTTACGAAATCTTGTCGAATGTCATTAAAGTCTTTGCCATATTTTTCTAGCGCCTCTTCAAAAAGATTCGCCTCCGATGCGCTCCAGTCCTCGATTTCATCGCGACATAGCACAGGCCCAGTGGAAGGAACTAGCGACGACATGGACTCTTCAATAGAGTACTCGTGCTTGTGCAGAATGTTCATTGCGTGAAACTGAAAGGTAAACGCCAGTAAACGTCAGATCCCATCATAGATTTGCAATCATCTCTTACCAGTGTGATGTCCCTGCTGGCCGCCGCGGCGGACATGTGCAACGAGGGCTGCTTCACCGAACTGCTGCAGTCCAGGGCGCGGGCGAAGGTGCCGATGGAGCGTGACACGACCAAGAACTGGTCTATCTTGCG harbors:
- the MTA1-like gene encoding metastasis associated 1-like, isoform D, whose protein sequence is MATNMYRVGDYVYVETTPNSPYLIRRIEELNKNQTGNVEAKVMCFYRRRDLPNPLVQLADKHQLATAEDSPLATKLKKTWLRTPVSEEQAAQAVLDPSIAALDEERTSPTQTSGGGGSATGNSGSNSSGTSNNNSSSTAIGGGAGGSGGAGGDAEKGEALTSKQRYQIKHRELFLSRQVESIPATQIRGKCSVTLLNETESLQSYLNKDDTFFYCLVFDPNQKTLLADKGEIRVGSRYQCDIPAKLKDTATDDRKLEELESLVWTPEHSLTDRKIDQFLVVSRSIGTFARALDCSSSVKQPSLHMSAAAASRDITLFHAMNILHKHEYSIEESMSSLVPSTGPVLCRDEIEDWSASEANLFEEALEKYGKDFNDIRQDFLPWKTLKQIIEYYYMWKTTDRYVQQKRVKAVEAELKLKQVYIPQYNNNGKGNGTSTKAGGGIYNGTTNGSTDLSSNGKPCESCGTTKSSQWNSVSSGHSTSRLCLSCWEYWRRYGSMKSATKGDAGEGDAKKKSSSAASTPTATLAGLATTPTAVVDLNDDEKISDLTNRQLHRCSIVNCGKEFKLKTHLARHYAQAHGIAISSGSPRPIMKTRTAFYLHTNPMTRVARAICRSIVKPKKAARQSAYAINAMLVKQEFTNRISGKSQAEIKKLLLLKPKDRGSVTKIANRLGAPGSGPHEWLVLTPKDKMPLPAVVSFPKPPKAPDGSLVYDRVPNKSPDVVAVPADKELTIIPTQATSTIRKRAHEDQQLNGTEVTIVPSGPPAKRPNKDPMPSHCPSPEQFAAMMAASGQPLSRHHLNGKQKIAQMARGGNGRKQVISWMDAPDDVYFRANDTHKKTRKILSAVDLRRAARKPWRTLPIKPAAPEPSSRPIESQIVILDXPSPASTLTASAASATKLLSSSASRFEQQHPPFPYTMDALLN
- the MTA1-like gene encoding metastasis associated 1-like, isoform A, with amino-acid sequence MATNMYRVGDYVYVETTPNSPYLIRRIEELNKNQTGNVEAKVMCFYRRRDLPNPLVQLADKHQLATAEDSPLATKLKKTWLRTPVSEEQAAQAVLDPSIAALDEERTSPTQTSGGGGSATGNSGSNSSGTSNNNSSSTAIGGGAGGSGGAGGDAEKGEALTSKQRYQIKHRELFLSRQVESIPATQIRGKCSVTLLNETESLQSYLNKDDTFFYCLVFDPNQKTLLADKGEIRVGSRYQCDIPAKLKDTATDDRKLEELESLVWTPEHSLTDRKIDQFLVVSRSIGTFARALDCSSSVKQPSLHMSAAAASRDITLFHAMNILHKHEYSIEESMSSLVPSTGPVLCRDEIEDWSASEANLFEEALEKYGKDFNDIRQDFLPWKTLKQIIEYYYMWKTTDRYVQQKRVKAVEAELKLKQVYIPQYNNNGKGNGTSTKAGGGIYNGTTNGSTDLSSNGKPCESCGTTKSSQWNSVSSGHSTSRLCLSCWEYWRRYGSMKSATKGDAGEGDAKKKSSSAASTPTATLAGLATTPTAVVDLNDDEKISDLTNRQLHRCSIVNCGKEFKLKTHLARHYAQAHGIAISSGSPRPIMKTRTAFYLHTNPMTRVARAICRSIVKPKKAARQSAYAINAMLVKQEFTNRISGKSQAEIKKLLLLKPKDRGSVTKIANRLGAPGSGPHEWLVLTPKDKMPLPAVVSFPKPPKAPDGSLVYDRVPNKSPDVVAVPADKELTIIPTQATSTIRKRAHEDQQLNGTEVTIVPSGPPAKRPNKDPMPSHCPSPEQFAAMMAASGQPLSRHHLNGKQKIAQMARGGNGRKQVISWMDAPDDVYFRANDTHKKTRKILSAVDLRRAARKPWRTLPIKPAAPEPSSRPIESQIVILD
- the MTA1-like gene encoding metastasis associated 1-like, isoform C → MPFSDPFASATSKTVFFSDYVYVETTPNSPYLIRRIEELNKNQTGNVEAKVMCFYRRRDLPNPLVQLADKHQPALDEERTSPTQTSGGGGSATGNSGSNSSGTSNNNSSSTAIGGGAGGSGGAGGDAEKGEALTSKQRYQIKHRELFLSRQVESIPATQIRGKCSVTLLNETESLQSYLNKDDTFFYCLVFDPNQKTLLADKGEIRVGSRYQCDIPAKLKDTATDDRKLEELESLVWTPEHSLTDRKIDQFLVVSRSIGTFARALDCSSSVKQPSLHMSAAAASRDITLFHAMNILHKHEYSIEESMSSLVPSTGPVLCRDEIEDWSASEANLFEEALEKYGKDFNDIRQDFLPWKTLKQIIEYYYMWKTTDRYVQQKRVKAVEAELKLKQVYIPQYNNNGKGNGTSTKAGGGIYNGTTNGSTDLSSNGKPCESCGTTKSSQWNSVSSGHSTSRLCLSCWEYWRRYGSMKSATKGDAGEGDAKKKSSSAASTPTATLAGLATTPTAVVDLNDDEKISDLTNRQLHRCSIVNCGKEFKLKTHLARHYAQAHGIAISSGSPRPIMKTRTAFYLHTNPMTRVARAICRSIVKPKKAARQSAYAINAMLVKQEFTNRISGKSQAEIKKLLLLKPKDRGSVTKIANRLGAPGSGPHEWLVLTPKDKMPLPAVVSFPKPPKAPDGSLVYDRVPNKSPDVVAVPADKELTIIPTQATSTIRKRAHEDQQLNGTEVTIVPSGPPAKRPNKDPMPSHCPSPEQFAAMMAASGQPLSRHHLNGKQKIAQMARGGNGRKQVISWMDAPDDVYFRANDTHKKTRKILSAVDLRRAARKPWRTLPIKPAAPEPSSRPIESQIVILD
- the MTA1-like gene encoding metastasis associated 1-like, isoform B produces the protein MATNMYRVGDYVYVETTPNSPYLIRRIEELNKNQTGNVEAKVMCFYRRRDLPNPLVQLADKHQPALDEERTSPTQTSGGGGSATGNSGSNSSGTSNNNSSSTAIGGGAGGSGGAGGDAEKGEALTSKQRYQIKHRELFLSRQVESIPATQIRGKCSVTLLNETESLQSYLNKDDTFFYCLVFDPNQKTLLADKGEIRVGSRYQCDIPAKLKDTATDDRKLEELESLVWTPEHSLTDRKIDQFLVVSRSIGTFARALDCSSSVKQPSLHMSAAAASRDITLFHAMNILHKHEYSIEESMSSLVPSTGPVLCRDEIEDWSASEANLFEEALEKYGKDFNDIRQDFLPWKTLKQIIEYYYMWKTTDRYVQQKRVKAVEAELKLKQVYIPQYNNNGKGNGTSTKAGGGIYNGTTNGSTDLSSNGKPCESCGTTKSSQWNSVSSGHSTSRLCLSCWEYWRRYGSMKSATKGDAGEGDAKKKSSSAASTPTATLAGLATTPTAVVDLNDDEKISDLTNRQLHRCSIVNCGKEFKLKTHLARHYAQAHGIAISSGSPRPIMKTRTAFYLHTNPMTRVARAICRSIVKPKKAARQSAYAINAMLVKQEFTNRISGKSQAEIKKLLLLKPKDRGSVTKIANRLGAPGSGPHEWLVLTPKDKMPLPAVVSFPKPPKAPDGSLVYDRVPNKSPDVVAVPADKELTIIPTQATSTIRKRAHEDQQLNGTEVTIVPSGPPAKRPNKDPMPSHCPSPEQFAAMMAASGQPLSRHHLNGKQKIAQMARGGNGRKQVISWMDAPDDVYFRANDTHKKTRKILSAVDLRRAARKPWRTLPIKPAAPEPSSRPIESQIVILD